In Gossypium raimondii isolate GPD5lz chromosome 12, ASM2569854v1, whole genome shotgun sequence, a single window of DNA contains:
- the LOC105765391 gene encoding autophagy-related protein 13a encodes MEMDRESGKLEQIVSQFRSKILHVILDSRVPSLHHHHHQQQQESLSHSRVRKTDKWFNLVLGDRPPALENLNFSLRNLFDPMVIDIILVHRGSCSSSVDNLYSPSAPAAGPADETVIERWVVQYDCPRFIATPSGADASVSYKKIYKKSIILLRSLYTQMRLLPAYRIFKQLSSLSQTYNFDLVYKVSSFSHPFSREEESGMKEYIFAPVEALSGCLSVSVTYRATLSDFNLEPLVSLPPKIITDYVGSPTTDPMRSFPSSDKGAHATSFPLRGARPPSSSPFQRPHSWSSGFHRGFPSTKTQSLAGSPPVYRTSPKPYDIASPPTDLYGNRIQNQRVSTLQQVTAYDEYKSSPPFSPSASPSTPSYLSGTNPLLTRHCSETAPVTIPLPLTGRSTRYLSPNSSDPSRHSLPPLSPRSSKHDASSQESPSGIRSYRKIEALRAGESPSGLSNNYSAQKVVRDSKDDSGRFSALLSSSGSPRIGFSRSSSRLSFQDDMDDCEFSCPFDVDDVDVSDSSSQNTEGKKASEFTAQSNLVGKKSQDAAVGILVHMLRTAPPLRQDSSCYSTHSLRTEYEGGVSIASGFFMPRKTADALEELNSYREMKDLLLSKSGTRVVRKEEMK; translated from the exons ATGGAAATGGATCGAGAATCGGGGAAATTGGAGCAAATTGTTTCCCAATTTCGTTCCAAGATCTTGCACGTTATTTTGGACTCTAGGGTCCCTTCTcttcaccaccaccaccaccagcaACAGCAAGAATCGCTTTCTCATTCTCGGGTGAGAAAGACTGACAAATGGTTCAATTTAGTATTAGGAGACCGTCCCCCAGCTCTGGAGAATCTCAATTTCTCCCTTAGGAATCTCTTTGATCCTATGGTAATAGACATAATATTGGTTCACCGTGGTTCTTGTTCCTCATCGGTGGACAATCTTTATAGTCCTTCAGCTCCAGCTGCGGGACCTGCTGATGAGACTGTTATCGAAAGATGGGTTGTTCAATATGATTGCCCACGGTTTATTGCTACTCCAAGCGGTGCTGATGCTTCTGTTTCTTATAAGAAGATTTACAAGAAGTCAATCATACTTTTGAGATCACTTTACACACAAATGAGGCTTCTCCCTGCATACAGAATCTTTAAGCAGCTAAGTTCGTTGAGCCAAACATATAATTTCGATCTTGTTTACAAGGTTTCATCATTTAGTCATCCCTTCTCTCGGGAAGAGGAGAGtggaatgaaagaatatatttttgCACCTGTTGAGGCTCTTTCAGGTTGCCTTTCTGTGTCGGTGACCTACCGTGCAACTCTATCTGATTTCAACCTTGAGCCTTTGGTATCTTTGCCACCGAAAATTATAACAGACTATGTTGGCAGCCCTACGACGGACCCTATGAGATCCTTTCCTTCATCAGATAAGGGTGCTCATGCTACATCCTTTCCTTTAAGAGGAGCACGACCTCCATCTTCGTCTCCATTTCAACGTCCGCACAGCTGGTCTAGTGGTTTTCACAGAGGATTCCCTTCTACAAAAACTCAATCTCTTGCAGGATCTCCACCTGTTTATCGTACATCTCCCAAGCCGTATGATATTGCATCTCCACCTACTGATTTATATGGTAATAGAATTCAAAATCAAAGAGTGTCAACTCTACAACAGGTTACTGCTTATGATGAATATAAGTCATCACCCCCGTTCTCACCATCTGCTTCTCCATCAACTCCATCATACTTATCTGGTACTAATCCTTTGCTTACTCGTCATTGTTCTGAGACGGCTCCAGTAACCATTCCACTTCCACTAACTGGCAGAAGTACTAGATATCTTTCTCCTAACTCTTCTGATCCAAGTAGGCATTCCCTTCCACCTTTGTCTCCTAGAAGCTCAAAGCACGATGCCTCATCTCAGGAATCTCCTTCTGGGATTCGGTCATACAGGAAAATAGAAGCTCTAAGGGCAGGAGAGTCTCCTTCTGGCTTATCGAATAATTATTCTGCACAGAAG GTGGTTAGAGATAGTAAAGATGACTCGGGTCGATTCTCTGCATTGTTGTCTTCTAGTGGATCACCTCGTATTGGATTCTCTAGAAGCTCTAGTAGATTATCTTTCCAGGATGACATGGATGATTGTGAATTCTCTTGCCCTTTTGATGTTGATGATGTCGATGTATCTGATTCATCCAG TCAAAACACAGAGGGGAAAAAGGCTTCAGAATTCACTGCACAGTCAAATCTGGTTGGTAAAAAATCACAAGATGCTGCTGTTGGCATTCTTGTTCACATGCTTAGAACAGCACCGCCTCTCCGACAAGACTCGAGTTGCTATTCGACACATTCATTAAGGACTGAATATGAGGGAGGTGTCAGTATCGCTTCTGGATTTTTTATGCCGCGTAAAACGGCAGATGCGCTCGAAGAGCTCAACAGCTACAGAGAAATGAAGGATCTACTACTATCGAAGAGTGGAACTCGGGTTGTTCGGAAAGAGGAAATGAAGTAG
- the LOC105765393 gene encoding uncharacterized protein LOC105765393, with protein MEVYGKTMAVAPANVIYLSTILGRDGPIPVHKCDWKCQNEHVCGNMYRCKLTGITHICDKNCNQRILYDNHSSLCRASGQVFPLTQAEEQAVRGVRRKFDADNSPSSDSCGFKRRRDAQFHPSPFERSFSAVSPIYSRVGDGMDTS; from the coding sequence ATGGAGGTATACGGCAAAACCATGGCTGTTGCCCCTGcaaatgttatttatttgtctACTATTCTGGGCCGTGATGGTCCTATCCCTGTTCACAAATGCGATTGGAAATGTCAAAACGAACATGTTTGTGGCAACATGTATCGCTGCAAACTAACTGGAATTACACACATCTGTGACAAGAACTGTAACCAGCGAATCTTGTATGATAACCATAGTTCCCTCTGCCGGGCGAGCGGCCAGGTCTTTCCCCTCACTCAAGCCGAGGAACAGGCGGTCAGAGGCGTCCGGAGGAAGTTTGATGCCGACAATTCCCCGTCCTCTGATAGCTGTGGTTTTAAGCGCAGACGCGATGCACAGTTCCACCCTTCTCCGTTCGAAAGATCTTTCTCTGCTGTGAGTCCGATCTACAGCCGAGTCGGAGATGGCATGGATACTAGCTAG
- the LOC105765392 gene encoding chloroplastic import inner membrane translocase subunit HP30-2 — translation MERGKEQGMVVMPQQNPLEQLQAKFKEVETSFRGWLAKQSLPVEAAVVTTTSAAQGAAIGAFMGTLTNDVSSSLPTPPQASLDPQAMASLKQAQALSGGPLIQARNFAVMTGVNAGISCVMKRLRGKEDVQSSMVAAFGSGAMFSLVSGMGGPNQIANAATSGLFFALVQGGLFQLGQKFSQPPAEDIYYSRTRSMLSSLGLQNYEKNFKKGLLTDNTLPLLTDSALRDVKIPPGPRLLILDHIQRDPELKEKQGRRR, via the exons ATGGAGCGAGGAAAAGAGCAGGGAATGGTGGTGATGCCTCAGCAAAACCCTTTGGAACAGTTGCAAGCTAAGTTCAAGGAAGTGGAGACCAGTTTCAGAGGATGGCTAGCCAAGCAGTCCTTGCCCGTCGAGGCGGCTGTTGTAACCACCACCAGCGCTGCTCAGGGTGCTGCTATCGGTGCTTTCATGGGTACCCTCACCAACGATGTCTCCTCCTCTCTTCCAACTCCCCCTCAGGCTTCCCTCGATCCTCAAGCCATGGCTTCTCTCAAGCAAGCCCAG GCTCTATCAGGAGGCCCCCTGATACAAGCTCGGAATTTTGCTGTGATGACGGGTGTGAATGCAGGCATATCTTGTGTTATGAAAAGATTGAGAGGAAAGGAGGATGTCCAATCTAG CATGGTGGCGGCTTTCGGCTCTGGGGCAATGTTTTCTTTAGTGAGTGGTATGGGTGGCCCAAATCAGATTGCAAATGCAGCTACATCTGGTCTTTTTTTCGCCCTTGTTCAAGGTGGCCTTTTCCAG CTAGGTCAAAAGTTTTCTCAACCACCTGCCGAGGATATATACTATTCCAGAACAAGATCCATGTTAAGTAGTCTTGGCTTGCAGAACTACGAGAAAAACTTCAAGAAAGGCTTGTTAACGGACAACACATTGCCTTTGCTCACTGATAG TGCTCTTAGAGATGTGAAAATACCACCCGGACCCAGGCTCCTTATTCTCGATCATATTCAGAG GGACCCAGAATTGAAAGAGAAGCAAGGGCGACGCCGGTGA